The Pseudomonas protegens genome contains the following window.
ATGCTGGAGGCGGCGCTGGCCACCGAGTGCCCGGTGCATTTCATCCACTGCGCGCGCAATGGCCAGGTGCATGCGTTCCGTGACTGGGTCGACGAACTGGCCCAGCGTTATCCACAGCTCAAGCGCTTCTACTGTTATGCCGAGGACGACGGCGTCAGCCCGGCGGCGGACAAACTGGGGCTGCTGACCCGGGAGCAGTTGGCCGACTGGTTGCCGCAGCAGCGAGATCTGGACGCCTACTTCCTCGGTCCCAAGGGCTTCATGGCGGCCATCAAGCGTCACCTCAAGGCCCTGGGCATTCCCGAGCAACAGAGCCGTTATGAGTTCTTCGGCCCGGCGGCGGCCCTGGAATAACCCAACCATCGGCGCCTGCCAACACAAGCCGGCCCTGCAACGGGGCTGGCTTGTTAATCCTTGCTTAACCTGCCTGACGTTAATTCCCCCTCGATGCCGGGATGGCGCTGCCATGCCGGCCCTTTCATTCATGTGTCCCCCAGGCCCGTAAACCTTGGGTGTTGCCTGCGATGCCATGCATTCAAAGGTCATGATCAGCGTGTAGACTTCCGGGCACCCGATGGCAATCAGATCAACTTCGCAATTCAACCCGCGTGACAAGCACGGCCACGCCGGTTGAGCAGACAACAGAAAAAGGAATAGGGATGAGTGACGACAGACTGCGTTTAGGACGTGAACGGCGCTTCCTGGTACTGCTGGGGATTATCTGCCTGGCGCTGATCGGCGGGGCCCTGTACCTGCAGGTGGTGCTGGGCGAGGCGCCTTGCCCGCTGTGTATCCTGCAACGCTATGCCTTGCTGCTGATCGCTCTGTTCGCCTTTATCGGGGCGGCCCTGAGTTCGCGACGTGGGGTGACGGTGATGGAGACCCTGGTGGTCATCAGCGCCATCGCGGGGGCCGGGGTGGCCGGGCACCATGTGTACACCCAGTTCTACCCGGCGGTGAGTTGCGGCATCGATGTGCTGCAGCCCTTTGTCGACAGTCTGCCGCTGGCGAGCATCTTTCCCCTGGTCTTCCAGGTGGACGGTTTCTGCTCTACGCCCTATCCGCCGATCCTGGGCCTGTCCCTGGCGCAATGGGCACTGCTGGCATTCGTGCTGACGGTGATCCTGGTGCCCCTGGGCGTGGTTCGCAACCGCAAGAAAACCTACTGATTCACCCGGAAAAGCCCCGGTCCCTCAACAGGGGCCGGGGCTTTTTCATGTCGCTCATCCAGCGCTTGAAAAGTCCGTGATGTGCGGCAAGGGAAGGGGCGGTAAAAGTGCGACATGTTGTCACACTGTCGCGGTCGCACAGGGCCGGAGGGAGGCCGATAACAGACTGCTGAGCGGGCTGTCGGTTCCCCTGAAGTCTGTCATTTTGTGTAAATCGCCAGGCTGGGTTAAATCCATAGCCTGCTATCTATACATCTCTTCACAAAGCCCGTTTTACGGGGGTTGAAGCCCCATCCAAGGCGGCTTTCAGCGGCTTGTTCAGCCGGTTGAAAGGGGGCGCTGGGAGTCCCTTTTGCGGCTTTTTATTGAGAATGAAAATCGATATGGTTGCGATCCCTCGCAATAATCGTGAGGGATTGTTGCGTCCCGGGATAAAAATTATTTCGGGATAAGACATGGTTTATGAAACGCGACATATCTACAATCGCACGCACTGAATTTCCGACGCTGCTCATCCCTGAGCACACGAGGACGGTCGAGGGGCGGATTGAGCGCTCCGTGCGACTGCGGGTGTCGGCGCCTTCCAAACTTCCGCACCAAATGGAATTGGTCTGTAACAAGGCCTTTGACCACGAGATCGAATAAGAACCACTGCTAGCCCGGGATGTGTCGTTGAGCGTTTAACGCAACGGGCAGGCCCTTATTCAATTGAAGAAAAATGCCAACCCTTGGCAGGGTGAAGTGTTGGCGATCAAAACCCAACTGCATTGCGCAAGCTGCTTTAGAGGTCGTGAGATGAGTAAAAACAGGTACCCCAGATTACTAGGCTTATTGCCGCTGCTCGGCATGTTAATGCTGGGAGGCTGCAAATGGACCTTGCTTGATCCCAAAGGTCAGGTTGGTCTGGATGAACGAAACCTGATCATCACGGCAACCATTCTGATGCTGCTGGTGGTTGTGCCGGTCATTCTCATGACCTTCGCCTTCGCCTGGAAATACCGCGCCTCGAACAAGGACGCGACCTACGCGCCGAAGTGGTCCCACTCCACCAAGATCGAGATCGCGGTGTGGCTGGTTCCGGTGCTGATCATCATTGCCCTGGGTTATGTCACCTACAAGTCGACCCACGCCCTGGACCCTTATCGCCCGATCGAATCCGACGTCAAGCCGGTGACCATCGAGGTGGTGGCCATGGACTGGAAGTGGCTGTTCATCTACCCCGACCAAGGCATCGCCACCGTCAACAAGATCGTGTTCCCGGCTCATACCCCGGTGAACTTCCGTGTCACCTCCGACACCGTGATGAACTCGTTCTTCATCCCGGGCCTGGGCGGCCAGATCTACGCCATGGCGGGCATGACCACCAAGCTGCACCTGATTGCCAACCAGAACACCGAACTTGAAGGTATCTCCGCCAACTACAGCGGCGCGGGTTTTACCGGCATGAAGTTCAAAGCGATCGCTACCAGTCAGGAAGATTTCGACGCCTGGGTAAACGAAGTCAAGAAGGCACCTAAACAGCTGGATACCGCTGAATACGAAGCCCTTTCCAAGCCGAGCCAGAACAATCCTGTCGAGCTCTACTCCGCTTACGCGCCAAACCTGTTCCAGACCGTCATCGACAAGTATGAAGGCATGAAACCGGGCAAGCCGCTCAAGCACGAGAAGAAAGAAAAGGAAGTGGCCGCAACCGAAGGGATGGACGTGAGTTCGCATTCAGCTGCCGGGGCAGAGGAGTAAACGATGTTTGGTAAATTAAGTCTGGAAGCGATACCGTTCCACGAGCCGATCGTCATGGTGACCGTTGCCATGATTCTGCTCGGTGGTCTGGCGCTGTTCGCGGCAATCACCTACTTCAAGAAGTGGACCTACCTGTGGACCGAGTGGCTGACGTCCGTCGACCACAAGAAAATCGGTGTGATGTACATCATCGTCGCCATGGTCATGCTGCTGCGTGGCTTCGCCGACGCCATCATGATGCGTACCCAGCTGGCCATGGCCACCGAGGGTTCGCCTGGCTACCTGCCACCTGAACACTATGACCAGATCTTCACCGCCCACGGTGTGATCATGATCATCTTCATGGCGATGCCTTTCTTCACCGGCCTGATGAACCTGGTCGTGCCGCTGCAGATCGGCGCGCGTGACGTGGCCTATCCGTTCCTCAACTCCCTGAGCTTCTGGCTGCTGGTATCGGGCGTGGTGCTGATCAACCTGTCCCTGGGCGTTGGCGAATTCGCCAAGACCGGCTGGGTTGCCTATCCGCCGCTGTCGGGCCTGCAATACAGTCCGGGCGTGGGTGTGGACTACTACATCTGGGCGCTGCAGCTATCGGGTCTGGGGACAACGCTGACGGGGGTCAACTTCCTGGCCACCGTGCTGAAAATGCGTACCCCTGGCATGAAGATGATGGACATGCCGATCTTCACCTGGACCTGCACCTGGGCCAACGTGCTGATCGTGGCTTCGTTCCCGATCCTCACCGCCACCCTGGCACTGCTGACGCTTGACCGTTACATGGATTTCCACATTTTCACCAATGAACTTGGTGGCAATCCAATGATGTACGTGAACCTGTTCTGGGCCTGGGGTCACCCCGAGGTGTACATCCTGATCCTGCCGGCGTTCGGTATCTTCTCCGAAGTGATCTCGACCTTCTCCGGCAAGCGCCTGTTCGGCCACCACTCGATGATCTACGCCTCCGGCGCGATCTCGATCCTGGGCTTCATGGTCTGGCTGCACCACTTCTTCACCATGGGTTCGGGGGCCAGCGTCAACGCCTTCTTCGGCCTGGCGACCATGCTGATCTCGATCCCGACCGGGGTGAAGCTGTTCAACTGGCTGTTCACCATCTACCACGGCCGTCTGCGCATCACCAGCCAGGTTCTGTGGACCCTGGGCTTCATGGTGACCTTCGCCATCGGCGGCATGACCGGCGTACTGCTGGCCATCCCGGGTGCGGACTTCGTGCTGCACAACAGCCTGTTCGTGATCGCGCACTTCCATAACGTGATCATCGGCGGCGCGGTATTCGGCTACATCGCCGGCTTCAGCTTCTACTTCCCGAAAGCCTTCGGCTTCAAGCTGCATGAAGGTTGGGGCAAGGCTGCGTTCTGGTTCTGGATCTCGGGCTTCTTCGTTGCCTTCATGCCGCTCTACGCACTGGGCTTCATGGGCATGACCCGTCGTCTGAACGCCACCACCAACCCTGAGTGGGTGCCATACCTGTACGTGGCCATGGTGGGTGCGCTGATGATCGCCGTGGGCATCGCCTGCCAGCTGATCCAGCTGTACGTCAGCGTGCGTGACCGCAAGCAGAACATGTGTGTGTCCGGCGACCCTTGGAACGCCCATACCCTGGAATGGTCGACTTCGTCGCCACCGCCGTTCTACAACTTCGCGGTACTGCCGAAAGCCGAAGGCATCGACCCGTTCACCGAAGCCAAGGAAAACGGCACTGCCTACGCGCAGCCTGGCCGCTACCAGCCGATCCACATGCCCAACAACACCGCTACCGGTGTGGTCATGGGGGCTCTGCTGACCGTGTTCGGTTTCGCCATGATCTGGCACATCTGGTGGCTGGCCATCGCAAGCCTGGCCGGCACCGTGATCTATTTCGCGATCCACGCTGCCCGTGATGATCAAGGCTACATGGTGCCGGTCGAGACGATCGAACGCATCGAAGCCGAGCAGCACAAGCGTCTGGTATCGGAGAACAAGATCCCGGCTACCCGTGTTGAAACCTCGTTGGAACAGGCTTAATCCATGTCGAACTTAGTGACCAATGCTGGACACGCCCATGTCGATGACCATGGGCACGATGACCATCACCACGACTCGGGCGAGATGACCGTATTCGGTTTCTGGCTCTACCTGATGACCGACTGCATTCTGTTTGCGTCGATCTTCGCGGTATACGCGGTACTGGTTAACAACGTAGCGGGTGGCCCGTCGGGCCACGACATCTTCGAACTGCCTTATGTACTGGGCGAAACCGCTCTGCTGCTGTTCAGTTCGATCACCTACGGCTTCGCCATGCTGGCGTTCTTCCGGGGCAACAAGAAGCAGGTACTGGGCTGGCTGGCCATGACCTTCCTGTTCGGCCTGGGCTTCATCGGCATGGAGATCAACGAGTTCCACCTGCTGATTTCCGAAGGCTACGGCCCTAGCCGTTCCGGCTTCCTGTCCGGGTTCTTCACCCTGGTCGGCACCCACGGTCTGCACGTGACCAGCGGTCTGATCTGGATGGCGATCATGATGTACCAGGTGCAGAAAAACGGCCTGACGGCGACCAACAAGACCCGTCTGAGCTGCCTGAGCCTGTTCTGGCACTTCCTGGACGTGGTGTGGATCTGCGTATTCACCGTTGTTTACCTGATGGGGACTATGTAAATGGCCAACACACACTCCCACGACGAAGCCGGTCACGGCAGCGTCAAGTCCTACGCCATCGGCTTCATCCTGTCGGTCATCCTGACACTGATCCCGTTCGGCCTGGTGATGTACCCGTCGCTGCCTAAAGACGTGACCCTGTGGATCGTCCTGGCGTTCGCGGTCATCCAGGTGATCGTTCACCTGGTGTACTTCCTCCATCTGGACCGTTCCGCGGCGCAGCGTAACAACGTCATCGCGTTTATCTTCGCGGCGCTGGTCATTGTTCTGCTGGTTGGTCTGTCGTTGTGGATCATGTTCAGCATCCACACCGTCATGATGGCCAAGTGAGGTAAACCCGATGTCGCTCAAGCACTTTATCCAAATCACCAAACCGGGGATCATTTTCGGTAACGTGCTTTCTGTGGCAGGCGGGTTTTTCCTGGCCTCGAAAGGGCATGTCGATCTGGCCATTTTCCTGGCCGCCATGATCGGCACCTCGCTGGTGGTAGCGTCCGGTTGCGTGTTCAACAACTGCATCGACCGTGACATCGACCTGAAGATGGAGCGCACCAAGAACCGCGTGCTGGTCCAGGGCCTGATCTCCCTGGAAGCGGCCCTGGTTTATGCCTCCCTCCTCGGGATCGCCGGCGTCGCCCTGCTGTACTACGTGGCCAACCCGTTGGCCGCGTTGTTCGCGGTAATCGGCTTTGTCATCTACGTCGGCCTGTACAGCCTGTACCTCAAGCGCAAGTCGGTTCACGGCACGCTGGTGGGCAGTCTGTCCGGGGCCATGCCGCCGGTGATCGGTTATGTGGCCGTGAGCAACACCTTCGACATGGCCGCGCTGACCCTGCTGGTGATGTTCAGCCTGTGGCAGATGCCGCACTCCTACGCCATCGCAATCTTCCGCTTCAACGATTACCTGGCCGCATCGATTCCGGTGCTGCCGGTAAAACGCGGGATTCGCGTGGCCAAGAAGCACATCCTGCTCTACATCCTGGCGTTCCTGGTGGCGACCCTGATGCTGACCTTCAGCGGTTACGCCGGCATGAGCTACCTGGCGGTAGCGGCGGCGATGGGCATGTACTGGCTGTACATGGCCTGGACCGGCTACAAGGCGGTGGATGACACCGTGTGGGCGCGCAAGCTGTTCGTGTTCTCGATCTTCACCATCACCGCGCTGAGCGTGATGATGTCGGTGGACTTCAAGGCCCCGACCGAGCTATTGCTGACCTACGCACACTAAGCTGTCCAGGCCACAGAAAAGCCCCGCCTTCGTAAGGAGCGCGGGGCTTTTTACATACGTGAACGAGTAACTCATTCTGGGTGACGATTAAGGTTTACGCTGCCGCACTTTTCATCGCCACTGTCGCAAGGCCACCGGCGTTAAGGCTCAGGTAAGTCCATTGCTTGTTGTTCTGCTACGTGCAACACGTCGCATCCGTCCTGCAACAACAAGGTGGCCACACTGGAGAAACGCATCAGATCGAGGTCGTCGGCGTTGCGGCGGGTCATGCCGGAGACACTGTCCAGCAGGTCGCGGGCAGCGCGGATGCGCAAGCCGGCGTAGGTCAGCAGATCAAGCAAGGGCGCTTGAGGGTTGATAAAGGCAACGGCGTGGTTGGTGGTGTTGGAGGAGGTGAAAGCTTGGTAATCCATTGGGTAACACTCCATCGTTTCGGGAGTTACCACCGTTCGCGGCCAAGCAAAGGAGGGTGGCAACTGTACGCGGGTTGGCCGACCGGGCCCGAAACATCCCGGCACACCCGAAGGTGTCCCACGCACAGTCGCCATAACACAAACGCGCAGGCGCAAAAAAAGCGCTTGCCTTTCGTTTGGTGAGCGCCTGTGCGTTACGGGAATGCTGACGGCCAAGTCAGGTCGCTGAATTGGCAGCGACGGGCGTCACTTTATGGATGCCAGTTCGTCACCGCAAGAGCCGTGTTTTTCCGAAATGTAAAAGCAGGACGTCCGTGGAACTGAGTGCGATACCTTGTCTTGAGCCACGTTTTCGCAGCGGGCATCGACTGTATTTCTCATCAATGGGTGGGCTCCCTCAGGCCTTCGCATATTGGGCTGTACAAGAGGACGTGACGCTGCAGCCACAGGCGAGCGTCGCGGGTTCAAATGCCATCGGGCGGCCATTATGGATCGCGCTACCGTCACCACCGGACACCAGGGCATAAGTACCCAGGTGGGTCGGGCAAAGGGCTTTATCGCCGAGCAGGCATTGGGCAATGCCATTCACCGGAAAGCCGCTGGCCTCAATCATGGCTCCCCCGCCTGAGTGATTGTCGCCCAAGCGGATTGCGCCTCGTCCGGACATGTTTGCCTCCTTTTCATTGAAGGTGTTGTCGTGTACCCATCGCTCACAACCCCGCCGGCAAAACCTGCGGATCACGCTGACGTACAACAGCTAGAAACTGCTCCAGCAACTCGTCGCGCTCAGTGACGGCCCCCGGCAGGCAAGTGATCGCGGCGTAAGGCGTCTTCATCAAGGGGTGATCGATTTCTTTGGGGTTAGGCAGGCCAAGCAAATCACGCAGACGCAAGACAGCGAGGATTTCAGTGGGATGAACAGCCAGGAAAACCGAACCGAATTCAAACTTTCCGCTGTCATCCTCACGCTCGGTCAGAGCGATGCGCTCCACATGAGTATCGCAAGCCAGCAGTAGCGCAGGTAGCAGCACTTCGGGATCGGGATTGCGCCAGTTGGCAACCAATTGTCCCCAGGCCAAGTCACGGGGCAAGGCGTGCTTCTCCAGGTCGAGGGGGGGGGCCAGCCAGTCGCCGATGATGCTCAGGCCGAAGGCTGCGTAACGCAGATTGGAACTGAGGGGTAAGTTGTGACCATTGCGGATGCCATAACCTTCTTCAATGCCAGCAAACAACACCTCATGATAGGGTTTAACGAGTTCGTGGCGGCCCGTCGCAATAGCACCTAGCATCAGATGAGCAGCACCATCTAGATCGCCAGCAGACTCACGATTAGTACCTTTCAATCTTTTTATATCGATTGTTTCAGCATACAACATGCGTGCAAAACCATGGGCCATATGCTGGTTAGCTAGGCTCCATTGTCCTGTCCCGGCAGCTAACAGGCTTTGTTTTATTTTCTGCATTCCCAAGGCAAAGAGTCCGAAGATGCCGTCAACGGCAGCTCCAATATCCCCCTGGCCTTTAAGGTATTCCTCAAAGTCAGTTGTCGGAAAAGAACGCCCTGATGCCCACTCCTTCGTTTTGCGCAGGCTCTTTTCCAGCCTGTTCATCGCGTTTTTTGTCATTGTTTTTCACCACGTATTAAGTTGTATGCCTGAGCCATTATCAACGAGCCTGTTCAAGCCTCCCTGCGAGTCGAAAAATATTTGTGCATGAAGGTACTCAATCTTGCCGTTGCGCTCTGCGTCCCTGATGGCTTTCATTTTTTTGTCCACATTTGGATCAACTTCGACCATTTTTTCGGGTGTCCATCCTTCTCGGGTTAACCGAATTTTCTTCATCATTTCCTTCATTTTTTGCGCCCCCCCTCCCTTCTGCGTCTTATTAAACCCCGGCGTCTTCACCCCACCCAAAGTCGCCTTGGTTTCAATCACCAGCAGCGTATTCTCGGTGAACGTCAAGGTCTTGGTCGGCGCCGTACCTTTGACCCCATCAATCAAATGCCGCTCGGCATTCGTGGGTACGCGTACGGTGATCGAGGGCGGTGGCGGGACCCACACCAGCATGTCGAGTCCATGGCCGCTCTTATTGGATAGGCCGAAGCGGTTGGGGACTTGGGCGTTGTCGCTGTAGCCAAGAATGCGTTTGGGCTGCACGCCCCATTTTTCGATCAGGGCCGCGGCAAAGGCTTCTTCGCCGGCATCACCGACGATCTTGCCAATTCTGCCAACCACCTTGAGGCTGCCGCAGTGCTGCACGATCAACATGGTGAGTCGGTTGCGCAAGGTGTTGGACATGACCGCGTAGTTGGCTTTGCCCATGGGGGAGCTGTAGCCAATCTGGCTGCTGTTGGTGTCCAGCGAGGGGCGGTCGAACCAGTCGCCGCCGCCCGTCTGGTGATCGCTGTTCCTGGCGCTGTAGCCGCCTTCGCGTTTGCTGCCGCGCAGTTCGATGGCCAGGGGCTCGGCCGAGGTGTGGCCGCCCAGGCGCTTGCGTTGCTCCTCGTTCAGGACCTGGACATCGAGTGCGGCCGAGGCCGGAGCGTCGCGGCGTATCTTGCGCAAGATCCAACGCGCCCCGCCAAAGGCGGCGGGGGTCAACATGACCAGGTTGATGAACATGAACACCTGGCGCCCGCGCTCTGCGCCGTCCTTGGGGTCGGCAAGCTGTCCCAGGCTGGCGAAGAGCTTTTCCCCAACGTCGATGTCTTCGCCGGTAATGAGCTTGGTGCTGCCGCTGCCGATGGCATTCAAGGCCAGCGCCGTGTCGATGGCGGCGATGGTGTAGCGAATGGCCTTGTAGCCTCCGAACAGACCGCGGGTCGCGATACCCACCACCGGAATCAAGGCCAGGACGCCAAAGACGATCTCGGTAACGGCGAAGACCTTCATCCAGGTCTTGTCGATGTCCTTGGCTCGCTGCAGGTGCCGGGCCAGATCCTCTGCCGCTTTGGCCGGGTCGTACTGACCGCTGATAGTCCAGTTGAAACTGGGCAGCACAGAGCGTTCGCCATAGGCACCGATGGCACGGTCGTCGGCGTAGCGGGCGCTGGTAAAGGTCCAGAAATAGATCCGCCGATCATGGAAGACGAAGTTGCCATTGCCGCAAGCGATGTTCGGCGGCGTTGGACGGATGCCGAGGACTTGCGCCCAGAAGTGCGGGGTGACGTAGTCCTCGGTGTCCATCTCGTCGTCCAGGCAGACGAACTCGTAACCCTTGGCTGCGACAAAGGCATAGAGCTCGGCCAGATAGGCATCGCCACGGGTCGCTCCCAGGCTGTCGATGACCTGCAACAAGTAGGCATCCCGGAAGTTCTGAACCTTGTCCTTAATCCACGGGTTGTGGGTAAACCAGTCGCTGGTGGCCGCCTTCTCGTGGGACGGAATGCCCAACAGCAGGTCCGCATCTCGGGGTCCCGATGGGCCGTTGAGGGCGAATGGAACCCCCAGTTCGGTGCAAGCTGCGCACACGATCCTGGGGCGCGGTGCCTGGTTATCCATCGCGTCCTGGGCGAGTTTTTCGTAGCTGGCGTTGACGGGGTTCTCAGCCATGGTCGGCCTCCATCAGAACGTTCTGGTGCTGGCGCAGGAAGGTCGCCAAGGCATGGCTTCGGGCAGGCAGGTTGGTGACTTCCTCGAGTGCGCGATGCAGGGTTTGCAGCAGCGGATTGAGGTGGTAGAAGCGACCGAAGCTCGCCGCTAATAACAGGTGGTGGGTCAACAGCACCAGGCTGGTACGCGCCACGCCATGCAGGTCCTCGGTAGGCAGCGGCACGGGCAGCCCCATCTCCTGGTAGATCCGGTACTCATAGGTGGTAAGCACCTTGCGCTTGATGGGAGCCAATCCGAGAAACTCGCAGGCATCGGCTTCGTACAGCATGAACAGTTGCAGAACCTCCGCTGCCTTTAGCACGCCGCGCAAGGCCGCTAGTCGCTGAAACGCCGACCAGATAGCGTCGTGACCGAGTTTTTCGCTGGGAATGGACAGGATGTCGAGGGTCACCTCATGCATCGAGCACTGCACGGACTCAAGCTGCCGACGCAGCTTGATCGCGGTATTGACCGCCATGTCCAGGCGCACGTCCTGTTCCATGCCTGGGTCTTCGAGGATGAGAGCAACCTGTGCGTAGGTCGGATCACGTTCCCAGTGCAGCCCCAGCAGGACACTCAAGGTGATGTGGCTGCTGTACGGCTTACCCTGATCGTAGCCGGCGGCTGTGGCATCAACGCCAGCCTGGTTGACCAAACCTTGTATGCAGTCCGGCTTGCTGGGGATGCGGGGTATGACGGCTGCCAGGGTCTCGCACAAATAGCACGTCAGCCTGCGGTTCGCCTGTTCGCGCTTGATGCGCTCCATCGCGCTTAGGTTCAAGGTGTTCAGGGGCATCAGCTTTCCCCCTTCGCCGTCACTTCATGCCAGACCAGACAACCATCGAATGTGGCAGCGCTGTCGCCTTGCTGTTCGAACAGGGGTTGCACCCGCCGCGACAAGCCGCTGTGTGGCCCATGAAAATACAGTGCTTCAATGCCGCCCTCGGCAAACAGTCGTGCCAGGGGTTCTGGGGCGTGAGAGAGCGAGGCCACGTAGGTGTGCAGCGCGTCCGGATGGCCCAGGCGCAGGAAAAAGAAACGGCCCTGATCTTCGAACTTGCTGAAGCGTCGCAGGTGTTGCCAGAGCTCCGGGAAAGGCCGTCGGCTGAACAGCCAGGTCAAGGCCAGCCTGTCGTAGTGTTCGCCCAGCCAGTCATCAAAATCGCTGCCCCGCTCGACCTGGCACAGGTACGGCGCATGTTGCTCCAGGCCACTGAGCGATTCCAGACGCCACAGTGAACGGTGGGCGACGCCATGGAACTCCAGGCGGGCGAGCAGATTGCGCTCGGCCGATGCTTCGACCAGAACGAAAGCGGATGGGCTGTTTGCAGGCCTGAGCAGGCCAAGGTCATCGAGGTGTTGATAGGCACTCATGCTTTGTCCCCCCTGGCGAAGGGGCACTCTTCGATCAACGCAGAACCTTGGTTGATCGCGGCCTCAATGGCTTGGACCTGGTCACCGGCGGGGGCGACGATGCTCACGTTGCCCTTGAGCCGGATGTTGGGCGCCTCCAGGGTGATACCGCTGGCATCGAGCACGATCTTTCCTGCCGGCCCACGAATCAGAATGCGCTCGGTACCTTGCAGTTGATATTCCCGGGTCAAGGTGCGCAGGGCCGTCCTGGCTTCGATGGACTGCACGCCCTCGATCACGATTTTTTCGTTTTCACCGACAGTCACCCAATGGCTGGCGGTGATGTCTTCATTGAGGGTGTTTCCGATCTTGCGGACTTCGTTGCGATCGATGGTGACGAACACATCCTGACGGATGTGCTCCTTGCGATTACGGCTGACCGTATTGGTTTCGTCTTGACCGATGGAAGTGATGCGATCACGCACCACACCAATAGTCTGGTCATTGCCAATAGAGACTGTCTCGTCGTTATTGACATGGATGGTCTGGTCTTTCTGTGCGTGAACGTAGATCTCTTCCTGGCCTTTGCGGTCTTCGATGCGCAACTCGTTGTAGCCGCCTCCGCCTGGACTACTGTTGCTTTTGAACACGCTGCGCGTTTTGTTCGCTGGCAGCGGATAGGGCACGGGAGTGTGCTGATTCGGTACGCAGCCGGTCACCAGGGGCTGCTCGGGATCACCACCGATAAAGCTCACCAGCACTTCCATGCCGATCCGCGGGATCACCACGTGGCCAAAGCCTTCACCGGCCCAGCTGGTGGCGACCCTCACCCAGCAACTGGAGAAGTCGTTGCGTTCGCCTTCGCGGTCCCAATGAAACTGAATCTTTATCCGCGAGAATTCGTCACACCAGATTTCTTCGCCCGCAGGACCGGTCACCAGCGCGGTCTGGCTGCTCAGTCGCGGCTTGGGGGTCGGCTCTTGGGGGCGGAAGAATGTTTCGCTGGGGATGGCGCTGAAGCGGTTGCGGTAGCCCTGGGTGAAGCCGCCGTGGCGCTCGTCGCTGGTGACCGACTCCTCCAGCACCTGCGGTTGGCGACCCTCATGTTCAACGCTCACCAGCAGCCACATCTGGTTGTATTCGCTGCGTGGGTGTTCGCTGAGGGAGACCAGATGGCCGCAGCGCAAGTTCGACAGATCACTTTGTCCCTTGGCCAACTGGTAGTCGGCGCGGTGACCTTCGAGGGCGATCTGGCTCAACTGCTTGCCCACCGCGCCGGTGCTGTAGCGGCCGGGGTAGCGATAGTCTTCCAGCACCGGGATGGCTTCGCTGCGTGCCCCGGTATGCAAGGTGCTGGGCACCGGATCGAGTGGAGCGCCGCTTGAGGCGCTGCGCGGATCGGGTTTTTTCAGGTTGTAGTCGCGACGCACCACCTGGCTGGTGCGGGTGCTGAAACGCACCGCGAAATGGCTGACCACCGGGTCTTCGGCGGCCAGGCCGCTGTCTTGCTGATAGCGCGCGGTGGGCAGGATCGGGTAGTCGGTCTGGTTGTCGGAAAACACCAGCAGGTGCTGGTCGAGGCTGTGTTCGTGGTGCCAGTGAATGCCGTCTTCAAAGCACAGGCGTTGCAGAAACTGGA
Protein-coding sequences here:
- a CDS encoding DUF4123 domain-containing protein → MSAYQHLDDLGLLRPANSPSAFVLVEASAERNLLARLEFHGVAHRSLWRLESLSGLEQHAPYLCQVERGSDFDDWLGEHYDRLALTWLFSRRPFPELWQHLRRFSKFEDQGRFFFLRLGHPDALHTYVASLSHAPEPLARLFAEGGIEALYFHGPHSGLSRRVQPLFEQQGDSAATFDGCLVWHEVTAKGES
- the tssI gene encoding type VI secretion system tip protein VgrG gives rise to the protein MFAPADTAHFVLSIPAVRHDFKVLAFKGREAISELYAIHIELVSDNPRVDLESLLNQPAFLQFGLKGEGIHGLIDDIEIGDSGKRMTRYQLILRPHLYQLQHRHNQRVYQNLTVPQIIAKVLKEHGILADQYRFNIAPKPSVPRVYCVQYGETDFQFLQRLCFEDGIHWHHEHSLDQHLLVFSDNQTDYPILPTARYQQDSGLAAEDPVVSHFAVRFSTRTSQVVRRDYNLKKPDPRSASSGAPLDPVPSTLHTGARSEAIPVLEDYRYPGRYSTGAVGKQLSQIALEGHRADYQLAKGQSDLSNLRCGHLVSLSEHPRSEYNQMWLLVSVEHEGRQPQVLEESVTSDERHGGFTQGYRNRFSAIPSETFFRPQEPTPKPRLSSQTALVTGPAGEEIWCDEFSRIKIQFHWDREGERNDFSSCWVRVATSWAGEGFGHVVIPRIGMEVLVSFIGGDPEQPLVTGCVPNQHTPVPYPLPANKTRSVFKSNSSPGGGGYNELRIEDRKGQEEIYVHAQKDQTIHVNNDETVSIGNDQTIGVVRDRITSIGQDETNTVSRNRKEHIRQDVFVTIDRNEVRKIGNTLNEDITASHWVTVGENEKIVIEGVQSIEARTALRTLTREYQLQGTERILIRGPAGKIVLDASGITLEAPNIRLKGNVSIVAPAGDQVQAIEAAINQGSALIEECPFARGDKA